Proteins found in one Pyrus communis chromosome 15, drPyrComm1.1, whole genome shotgun sequence genomic segment:
- the LOC137717898 gene encoding protein phosphatase 2C 50-like, with amino-acid sequence MEDMSSAFALPFRVGNSVCDNPTIAAHIDITRLKLMKNTAGFVSGSVTMGSSETVAAVEEDCNCSCSGNNNFGAVSAPKEDKGGGAPLLDMISQDKSNWVSSADLVGRESEDDDSLSLEGDQVFDSFCSVSVASESSSLCLEDFLVYEIGPDAGTLSSVDTEQSICCVDVVDKATDLGDSNFETEITSDPLAVTGNPEEEIGDGSDPKPSAVVDQLPVETGAKETVSRSVFEVDYVPLWGFTSVIGRRPEMEDALAAIPQFLKIPIQMLIGDRILDGLSKCLHQTVHFFGVYDGHGGSQVANYCRDRVHLALVEEIESVKEGLVHVSIKDNCQAQWTNAFTNCFLKVDTEIGGKAGLEPIAPETVGSTAVVALICSSHIIVANCGDSRAVLCRGKEPMALSVDHKPNREDEYARIEAAGGKVIQWNGHRVFGVLAMSRSIGDRYLKPWIIPEPEVMFIPRTKDDECLILASDGLWDVMSNEEVCDLARRRILLWHKKNGADGLPQERGIGIDPAAQAAAEFLSNRALQKGSKDNITVIVVDLKAQRKFKSKT; translated from the exons ATGGAGGATATGTCTTCGGCGTTTGCGTTGCCATTTAGAGTAGGTAACTCAGTCTGTGATAACCCAACCATAGCTGCCCATATCGATATCACAAGACTTAAGCTAATGAAAAACACGGCGGGGTTTGTATCTGGTTCTGTCACCATGGGTTCCAGTGAGACAGTTGCAGCTGTTGAAGAGGATTGTAATTGTAGTTGCTCAGGTAATAATAATTTCGGAGCAGTTTCTGCACCGAAAGAGGACAAGGGAGGAGGAGCTCCTTTGTTGGATATGATATCTCAAGACAAAAGCAATTGGGTTTCTTCTGCTGATTTGGTAGGCCGTGAGAGTGAGGACGATGATTCTTTATCATTGGAAGGGGATCAGGTTTTTGATAGCTTTTGTTCAGTCTCGGTGGCGAGTGAGTCAAGTAGCTTGTGTTTAGAGGACTTCCTCGTCTACGAGATTGGTCCGGATGCAGGCACTCTGAGTTCTGTAGACACGGAGCAGAGCATTTGCTGTGTTGATGTTGTCGATAAGGCTACAGATTTAGGTGATTCAAATTTTGAGACAGAGATCACAAGTGACCCCCTTGCTGTGACGGGGAACCCTGAGGAAGAAATTGGCGATGGGTCTGATCCAAAGCCATCTGCAGTTGTTGATCAATTACCTGTGGAAACAGGGGCCAAAGAAACAGTCAGCCGCAGTGTTTTTGAGGTAGACTATGTGCCACTTTGGGGGTTTACATCCGTGATTGGAAGAAGACCAGAGATGGAAGATGCACTTGCCGCTATACCACAATTTTTGAAGATTCCAATTCAAATGCTGATTGGTGACCGCATACTTGATGGCTTGAGCAAGTGTTTACACCAAACTGTGCATTTCTTTGGAGTGTATGATGGTCATGGAGGCTCTCAG GTTGCAAACTATTGTCGTGATCGCGTTCATTTGGCTTTGGTTGAAGAGATAGAATCTGTTAAGGAAGGCCTAGTTCATGTAAGTATCAAAGACAATTGCCAAGCACAATGGACAAATGCATTTACGAATTGTTTTCTTAAGGTTGATACTGAGATTGGAGGGAAGGCTGGTCTTGAGCCCATCGCCCCAGAAACTGTTGGTTCCACTGCTGTTGTTGCCCTTATTTGCTCGTCTCATATCATAGTAGCAAACTGTGGAGATTCGAGAGCAGTTCTGTGTCGTGGTAAAGAACCCATGGCGTTGTCAGTGGATCATAAA CCAAATCGGGAAGACGAATATGCAAGGATTGAAGCAGCTGGAGGCAAGGTCATACAATGGAATGGCCATCGTGTGTTTGGAGTTCTTGCTATGTCAAGGTCTATAG GCGATAGATATTTAAAACCGTGGATCATTCCAGAACCAGAAGTGATGTTTATTCCCCGAACAAAAGACGACGAATGCCTAATTTTAGCCAGTGATGGTTTATGGGACGTTATGTCAAACGAAGAAGTGTGTGACCTTGCTCGGAGAAGAATACTCCTCTGGCACAAGAAGAATGGCGCAGATGGACTTCCGCAGGAAAGAGGCATAGGAATTGATCCCGCTGCTCAGGCAGCCGCGGAGTTTCTTTCAAACCGTGCCCTTCAAAAAGGAAGTAAGGACAACATTACTGTAATTGTGGTAGATTTGAAAGCTCAAAGGAA